Proteins from a genomic interval of Rhipicephalus microplus isolate Deutch F79 chromosome 6, USDA_Rmic, whole genome shotgun sequence:
- the LOC119167905 gene encoding protease-associated domain-containing protein 1, with protein sequence MRGRPSPSAVVPLLASWCLLATALAKPDTRYDVKKDIIFEITYPESLRYTFRARPALEFGTPFVNKLSHVGLVVSEPLHGCDNLINRLEIRNNVVFVQRGVCSFLTKCVEVQRNGGLAVIVAGSDLGNGFGYVEMTNDGTRRNCSIPAVFLLGRDGYMIREGLQLLGLRRAIVNMPLNFSDGTVVHRLRQPPWLDWEPEWWKVILDVLQGKY encoded by the coding sequence ATGCGCGGGAGACCTTCGCCGAGTGCGGTGGTGCCACTGCTGGCGTCCTGGTGCCTCCTCGCGACTGCACTGGCGAAGCCAGATACACGTTATGATGTGAAGAAGGACATCATCTTCGAAATTACTTACCCCGAGAGTCTGAGGTACACGTTTCGGGCCAGGCCGGCGCTCGAGTTTGGCACGCCGTTCGTAAACAAGTTATCGCACGTGGGCCTGGTGGTGTCCGAGCCGCTGCACGGATGCGACAACCTCATCAACCGTCTCGAGATCCGGAACAACGTGGTGTTCGTCCAGCGCGGCGTCTGTTCGTTCCTCACCAAGTGCGTGGAGGTGCAACGCAACGGAGGGCTGGCCGTCATCGTGGCAGGCAGCGATCTGGGCAACGGCTTCGGTTACGTGGAAATGACGAACGACGGCACGCGGCGCAACTGCAGCATACCTGCGGTGTTCCTGCTGGGCAGGGACGGCTACATGATCCGCGAGGGCCTCCAGTTGCTCGGCCTTCGACGCGCGATCGTCAACATGCCGCTCAACTTTAGCGACGGGACAGTGGTTCACCGGCTCCGTCAGCCGCCGTGGCTTGATTGGGAGCCTGAGTGGTGGAAAGTTATTCTCGATGTCCTGCAAGGCAAGTATTAG